A genomic stretch from Pseudoliparis swirei isolate HS2019 ecotype Mariana Trench chromosome 18, NWPU_hadal_v1, whole genome shotgun sequence includes:
- the LOC130207993 gene encoding retinoic acid receptor gamma-like isoform X1, with product MATNREHQVRHMTGFPRAMYPFTFNSMRSHSPFDLLASSHLFGRFGTDLPKEMAALSVETQSTSSEEMVPSSPSPPPPPRIYKPCFVCQDKSSGYHYGVSSCEGCKGFFRRSIQKNMVYTCHRDKNCQINKVTRNRCQYCRLQKCFEVGMSKEAVRNDRNKKKKDVKEEVVLPENYELSGELEELVNKVSKAHQETFPSLVQLGKYTTNSSADHRVQLDLGLWDKFSELSTKCIIKIVEFAKRLPGFTTLTIADQITLLKSACLDILMLRICTRYTPEQDTMTFSDGLTLNRTQMHNAGFGPLTELVFAFAGQLLPLEMDDTETGLLSAICLICGDRMDLEEPQKVDKLQEPLLEALKIYTRRRRPNKPHMFPRMLMKVTDLRGISTKGAERAITLKTEIPGPMPPLIREMLENPEAFEDSSDSGDSATAAPPAIQAIKKEEKATDESAVEEEEDEEEEDDYWDEEKERGADSDGELSGEAAAGVQKKGGTGKTQ from the exons ATGGCAACCAACAGAGAGCACCAAGTGCGTCACATGACCGGCTTCCCCCGGGCTATGTACCCGTTCACCTTTAACTCCATGCGTAGCCACTCCCCCTTCGACCTGCTGGCCAGTAGCCACCTTTTCGGCCGGTTTGGGACAGACCTTCCCAAAGAGATGGCTGCATTGT cgGTGGAGACCCAGAGTACCAGCTCAGAGGAGATGGTCCCcagctctccttctcctcctccaccaccccgGATCTACAAGCCATGCTTTGTGTGCCAGGACAAGTCATCTGGTTATCACTATGGAGTGAGCTCCTGTGAGGGCTGCAAG GGTTTCTTTCGGCGCAGTATCCAAAAGAACATGGTTTATACATGCCACCGAGACAAAAACTGCCAGATCAACAAAGTGACTCGCAACCGCTGCCAATACTGTCGGCTGCAGAAGTGCTTTGAAGTTGGCATGTCCAAAGAAG CGGTGCGTAACGAcaggaacaaaaagaagaaggatgtAAAGGAGGAGGTGGTTTTGCCAGAGAACTATGAGCTGAGTGGAGAACTAGAGGAGCTGGTCAACAAAGTCAGCAAAGCTCACCAAGAGACCTTTCCATCTCTGGTCCAGCTCGGAAAATACACCACA aattCAAGTGCTGACCACAGAGTACAGCTGGACTTGGGCCTGTGGGATAAGTTCAGTGAGCTGTCCACTAAGTGCATTATAAAGATTGTGGAGTTTGCCAAGCGGCTACCAGGCTTCACTACGCTCACCATCGCTGACCAGATCACCCTCCTCAAATCTGCATGCCTGGACATCCTG ATGCTGAGGATATGCACTCGCTACACCCCAGaacaggacacaatgaccttCTCAGATGGCCTGACGCTCAACAGGACCCAGATGCATAACGCTGGCTTTGGCCCACTTACAGAACTGGTGTTTGCCTTTGCTGGCCAGCTGCTGCCTTTAGAGATGGATGACACAGAAACGGGCCTCCTCAGTGCCATCTGCCTCATCTGCGGAG ACCGTATGGATCTGGAGGAGCCACAGAAAGTAGACAAGCTGCAGGAGCCGCTGCTCGAGGCTCTGAAAATCTACACCCGCCGCAGACGCCCAAACAAGCCCCACATGTTTCCCCGCATGCTGATGAAAGTCACAGACCTCCGAGGAATCAGCACCAAAG GTGCAGAAAGAGCCATCACACTGAAGACGGAGATCCCAGGGCCCATGCCTCCACTGATCAGGGAGATGCTGGAGAACCCAGAGGCCTTCGAGGACAGCAGTGACTCAGGGGACAGCGCCACAGCCGCTCCCCCTGCCATTCAAGCCAtcaaaaaagaggagaaggccACAGATGAGTCAGccgttgaggaggaggaggatgaagaggaagaggacgactACTGGGATGAGGAGAAAGAGCGAGGGGCAGACAGTGATGGGGAGCTGTCGGGGGAGGCGGCAGCGGGCGTGCAAAAGAAAGGTGGAACAGGGAAAACGCAGTGA
- the LOC130207993 gene encoding retinoic acid receptor gamma-A-like isoform X2 has protein sequence MFDCMEALGLGPRARFDVSGQGSCMLGKATPYFSGLDPFAWTGTGSIQSVETQSTSSEEMVPSSPSPPPPPRIYKPCFVCQDKSSGYHYGVSSCEGCKGFFRRSIQKNMVYTCHRDKNCQINKVTRNRCQYCRLQKCFEVGMSKEAVRNDRNKKKKDVKEEVVLPENYELSGELEELVNKVSKAHQETFPSLVQLGKYTTNSSADHRVQLDLGLWDKFSELSTKCIIKIVEFAKRLPGFTTLTIADQITLLKSACLDILMLRICTRYTPEQDTMTFSDGLTLNRTQMHNAGFGPLTELVFAFAGQLLPLEMDDTETGLLSAICLICGDRMDLEEPQKVDKLQEPLLEALKIYTRRRRPNKPHMFPRMLMKVTDLRGISTKGAERAITLKTEIPGPMPPLIREMLENPEAFEDSSDSGDSATAAPPAIQAIKKEEKATDESAVEEEEDEEEEDDYWDEEKERGADSDGELSGEAAAGVQKKGGTGKTQ, from the exons ATGTTTGACTGTATGGAGGCTCTGGGGCTTGGCCCGCGGGCCCGCTTTGATGTGTCGGGACAAGGATCATGCATGCTCGGCAAGGCAACCCCTTACTTCTCCGGCCTAGACCCCTTCGCCTGGACTGGAACTGGCAGCATTCAGT cgGTGGAGACCCAGAGTACCAGCTCAGAGGAGATGGTCCCcagctctccttctcctcctccaccaccccgGATCTACAAGCCATGCTTTGTGTGCCAGGACAAGTCATCTGGTTATCACTATGGAGTGAGCTCCTGTGAGGGCTGCAAG GGTTTCTTTCGGCGCAGTATCCAAAAGAACATGGTTTATACATGCCACCGAGACAAAAACTGCCAGATCAACAAAGTGACTCGCAACCGCTGCCAATACTGTCGGCTGCAGAAGTGCTTTGAAGTTGGCATGTCCAAAGAAG CGGTGCGTAACGAcaggaacaaaaagaagaaggatgtAAAGGAGGAGGTGGTTTTGCCAGAGAACTATGAGCTGAGTGGAGAACTAGAGGAGCTGGTCAACAAAGTCAGCAAAGCTCACCAAGAGACCTTTCCATCTCTGGTCCAGCTCGGAAAATACACCACA aattCAAGTGCTGACCACAGAGTACAGCTGGACTTGGGCCTGTGGGATAAGTTCAGTGAGCTGTCCACTAAGTGCATTATAAAGATTGTGGAGTTTGCCAAGCGGCTACCAGGCTTCACTACGCTCACCATCGCTGACCAGATCACCCTCCTCAAATCTGCATGCCTGGACATCCTG ATGCTGAGGATATGCACTCGCTACACCCCAGaacaggacacaatgaccttCTCAGATGGCCTGACGCTCAACAGGACCCAGATGCATAACGCTGGCTTTGGCCCACTTACAGAACTGGTGTTTGCCTTTGCTGGCCAGCTGCTGCCTTTAGAGATGGATGACACAGAAACGGGCCTCCTCAGTGCCATCTGCCTCATCTGCGGAG ACCGTATGGATCTGGAGGAGCCACAGAAAGTAGACAAGCTGCAGGAGCCGCTGCTCGAGGCTCTGAAAATCTACACCCGCCGCAGACGCCCAAACAAGCCCCACATGTTTCCCCGCATGCTGATGAAAGTCACAGACCTCCGAGGAATCAGCACCAAAG GTGCAGAAAGAGCCATCACACTGAAGACGGAGATCCCAGGGCCCATGCCTCCACTGATCAGGGAGATGCTGGAGAACCCAGAGGCCTTCGAGGACAGCAGTGACTCAGGGGACAGCGCCACAGCCGCTCCCCCTGCCATTCAAGCCAtcaaaaaagaggagaaggccACAGATGAGTCAGccgttgaggaggaggaggatgaagaggaagaggacgactACTGGGATGAGGAGAAAGAGCGAGGGGCAGACAGTGATGGGGAGCTGTCGGGGGAGGCGGCAGCGGGCGTGCAAAAGAAAGGTGGAACAGGGAAAACGCAGTGA